In Methylobacterium sp. WL1, the sequence CGTCTGGTTCGAGCCCGGTGAGAGGCACTGGCACGGTGCCACGGCGACGACGGCGATGACCCATATCGCCATCCAGGAGCGGCTGGACGGTCAGGCCGTGACGTGGCTGGAACAGGTGAGCGACGACGCGTTTCACGGCTCGTGACGCGGTAGCCCGCATAACGGTCGGAGGCACTTGCAGTGGAGCGCCCACTCCGACCCGCTCGCCGACGCAGGACCGCGCCCCACATCCGCGGCGGCACATTCGGAATGGCCCGCGTGAGGGCTGATTAACCATTCAGGACCAGGGTCGGCTCAGCCCAAACGGAGCTGTCCATGACCCTGGTGTTCGCGATCCTCCTGCTGCCCCTGGCCCTCGCCATCGTGCTGGCCCGGGGAGAGCCGGTGCGCACCATCAGCTGCCTCGGCGCCATGGGCGTCGGCTGCTTCATCGCCTGCTGGAGCGTGATGGGATTGCTGCGTCACCGCGCCTGACGCCCGGCGCGCTACAGGAAGCCGCCGGCCCGGGGAGCGCCGGCGAGATGCCGCCCGGCCCGGGCCACGAGCTGGGCGAACGCCATCGCGGCCGCCGTGGCCTGCGCCTGAGACGGGAAGTCCCGCCGCGACTCGGCCACGGGCTCCTCGGTCTCGTCCATGAGAACCCAGGTCCACTGCGTCCGGTCGGTGGCGCGAATCTCGAAGCGCACGGGCTGCTCGCCAGTCCAGAACAAGCGGACCCGATTCCGGCACCAATCGACGACGGGGTGATGACGGGTTGCGGCGGATCAATGGACGACCGGGTCAGCCTCATACCTCGGGTCATCCGCAGCGCCATCGGAGATGTTTTCGCGGCGACGGCGCTGGACATGTTTCGGGATACCGTAGAGCCGCTGCCACTCTGCCGTTCGATCGCAAGACCATCGTCGTAATCACGCGTCCCGAACTTGATCCCCCCCTTGGGCGCGGGCGTGCCCCGATGGCGGGGCACGCCCTTAAAGACCGTCAGAGCCGCGGCCGATGAAGGCGGGCGCCTGCCCGGCGCCTTGCATCCGACCGCGCGGCGGCTATGGCAGGGCCCCGCCCTTCGCCCGCCGGAGCCCGCATGACATCCGTGAACGCGCTGATCGCCCAGGAACTCGGGGTCGGGGAGGCGCAGGTCGCCGCAGCCGTGGCGCTCCTCGACGGCGGTGCGACGGTTCCGTTCATCGCACGCTACCGTAAGGAAAATACCGGGGGGCTCGACGACACGCAGTTGCGCAAGCTCGACGAGCGGCTGGTCTACCTGCGCGACCTCAACGACCGCCGGGCCGCCATCGTGGCGAGCGTGCGCGCCCAGGGGAAGCTGACCCCGGCGCTCGCCGCCGCCCTCGACGCTGCCGACACCAAGGCGCGCCTCGAAGACCTCTACCTGCCGTTCAAGCCGAAGCGCCGCTCCAAGGCGCAGACGGCCCGGGAGGCCGGGCTCGAGCCTCTGGCCCAGACCCTGCTGACCAAGCCCGACACCGCCCCCGAGCGCGCAGCTGCGGCGTTCGTGTCCGCCGAGACGGGCATCGCCGACACCGAAGCCGCCCTGGAGGGCGCCAGGGCGATCCTGATCGAGCACCTCGCGGAGGATGCCGATCTGGTCGGCCGCTTACGCGCGGATTTCTGGCGGAGCGGCCAGCTAACGTCGAAGATCCGCAAGGGTAAGGCCGCGGAAGGCGCGAAGTTCTCGGATTACTTCGAATGGAGCGAGCGCCTCGAGCGGATGCCTTCGCACAGGATCCTGGCGATCTTTCGCGGAGAACGTGAGGGCATCCTGGACGTCGCCCTCACCGCCGACGGTGAGGAATGTGAGCCCGGCCGCCCCGGCCCGTTCGAGACCGCGATCTGCAGCCGGCACCGCATCGCCGCGCGGGGCCGGCCGTCCGATGCCTGGCTGCTGGACGTCGTGCGGGTCGCCTGGCGCACCAAGATTCGCACCGGGATCAAGCAGGATCTGCGGACCCGACTGTTCGAGCGCGCCGAGGACGAGGCCGTGAAGGTCTTCGCCGGCAACCTGAAGGATCTGCTGCTCGCAGCCCCCGCGGGCGGCCGGGCGACGTTGGGGCTCGATCCGGGCTACCGGAACGGCGTGAAGGTCGCGGTCGCGGACCGGACCGGGCGGATCGTGGCGGTGGAGACCACCTATCCGCACGAGCCGCAGCGGCGCTGGAAGGAGGCGGTCGCGAGCCTCGGACGCCTCTGCCGCACGCACAAGGTCGAGTTGATCGCCATCGGCAACGGCACAGCTTCCCGGGAGACCGAGCGGCTCGCCTCCGAGATCGTGGCGGCCAATCCTGACCTGACGCTCGCCAAGGTCACGGTGTCGGAGGCCGGCGCCTCGGTCTACTCGGCCTCGGAGATCGCCTCACGGGAACTGCCCGACCTCGACGTGTCCCATCGCGGCGCCGCGTCGATCGCCCGCCGACTGCAGGATCCCCTCGCCGAACTGGTGAAGATCGACCCGAAATCGATCGGAGTCGGGCAGTACCAGCACGACATCAGCGAGACGAAGCTGTCGCGGCAACTCTCGGCGGTGGTCGAGGACGCGGTGAACGCGGTGGGCGTCGATGTGAATACCGCCTCCCCGGCCCTGCTCGCGCAGGTCTCCGGCCTCGGTACGTCGATGGCCGACAGGATCGTGGCGCATCGCGACGCGAACGGCGCGTTCCGGACGCGCACGGCGCTCAAGGCAGTCCAGGGCCTCGGACCCAAGACGTTCGAGCTGGCTGCCGGCTTCCTGCGCATCCAGGGCGGAGACGATCCCCTCGATGCCTCGGGCGTCCACCCGGAATCCTACCCCGTGGTGCGGCGGATTTTGCAGGCGACCAAGAGCGACATCCGGGTGCTGCTGGGCAATGCCGCGACCCTGAGCCAGCTTTCCCCCGAAACCTTCGCGGATGCGCGCTTCGGCACCCCCACCGTGCGCGACATCATCAGCGAGCTGGAGAAGCCCGGCCGCGATCCGCGTCCGGCCTTCCGGACGGCGAGCTTCGAGGAGGGCGTCGAGAGCATCGGCGACCTCCGCCCCGGCATGCAGCTCGAAGGCGTCGTTACGAACGTCGCGGCCTTCGGCGCCTTCGTGGATATCGGCGTCCACCAGGACGGTCTCGTCCACATCTCCGCGATGGCGCGCCGTCGCATCGCCTCTCCTACCGAGGTGGTCCGGACCGGCGAGGTAGTCCGGGTGCTGGTGCTCAGCGTCGACGTTCCGCGCAAGCGCATCGCCCTGTCGATGCGGCTCGATGATCCGATCGAGCCCGGCCCGCCGGTGCGGCGCCCCAGCGATCCGTCGCCGGACCCGAAGCGGATGGGCTCCGGTCCGCCCGCGGAGACGGGCGGCGCCCTCGCGGACGCGCTCCGCCGGGCGGGGGCGACACCCGGCAGGCGAACCTGACGGCGTCCGCATCCGGACAGAACCGGACGCGGTACAAACGGAAACGGCCGGGGCGAGGCCCCGGCCGTTCCGACCATGCGTGAGCCGAGGCTTACCGCAGGAGCTGCAGGATACCCTGCTGCGCCTGGTTCGCCAGCGACAGGGCCGAGATGCCCAGCGACTGACGGGTGGACAGGGCCTGCGAGTTCGCAGCCTCCTGGTTCAGATCAGCCGAGGTCAGGTTCGACGCGCCGGTATCGAGCACGTTGATCAGGTTCTTGCTGAAGTCCTGACGGTTCTGCACCACCGACAGGTTCGAACCGAAGGTCGAGGCGTCGGTACGCAGCTGGCTGGAGGCGGTCGTCAGCTTGCCCAGCGTCGTGTTGATGTCGGAATTGAGGAGGAAGTTGCCCTGCCCGATCGTCGACGTCTTCGCCGAGCTGCTGGTGATCGAGGTCAACCCCAGACCGCTCGAGGTCTCGTCGGTCGCGCTGACCGTGAGGTTCGAGTTGCCCTTCGGGTTGAAGTTGATCGTCAGGTTGTTGTTGTCGCCCTTGCCGTTGATTAGGTTCGTGCCGTTGAAGCTCGAATCGCCGGCCAGCTGATCGATCTGGGTCAGCAGGCTGTTGTACTGCGAGGCGAGCGTCGCCCGGGCCGTCACACCCGACACGCTGAGGTCCGAGCTCTGGCCGGCTGCGGCGGTGGTGCCGTAGGTCGGGCCGGAGGACGCCGTGCCGCCCGAGAAGCCGAGTGCGGTCTGGTCGGCCGAGGTCTTGAATTCCACGTCCGAGGACGCGTTCATCACGATCTTGGTGCCGTCCGTGCTCTTCGAGAAGCTGCCGGCGCCGACCGCGGTGTTGAGCTTGGTCAGGGCCTGGTCGAGGGTGTCGGTCGAGGCCAGCGCGACGGTGGTCGCGGAGCCGTTGACGTAGAGGTTCAAGGTGGTGGCGGCGGCCGGGGCCGAGTAGGCGGTCGAGGCGGTACCGGTGGTGGTGATCTGGGTGGACAGCGCCTGGTTGGCGACCGACTTGGCCTGATCGACCAGCTTCTGGATCGAGGTGATGCCCTGGTTGGCGGCCTGGATCGACTGGATCCCGTTCGAGATACCGTCGAGCAGGTTGCCGAGGTCACCCGAGCGCTGGCTGAGGGACTGCGAAGTAAAGAAGCTCACCGGGTTGTCGAGCGCCGAGGAAACCTTCAGGCCGGTGGAGAGCCGGTTCTGGGTGGTCGCGGTCAGCGAGGCCGTATCCTGCAGCGAGAGCAGGTTCTGGCGGGTGGCGGCGGTGAGGGTGACGTTGGAAGACATCGGGACGATCCTTTTGATCGAGAAGCCGTCTTATTGGCGGCTCCTGCGATGTATCGTCCAACCGCTTGCCGAGCAATTAATTCGATCTCTGAAAAAATGTTTCCGTGCGGCATGGTTAAAAATATTGATCCGACACTGATCAAACGCACTGTTTTCGGACCAACAGGTCGAATACTTTGGCCTACAGAACCAAATACCGAAATCGTTACGGTGAAACGCACTCTTTCTAGCAGTTATTTTCATAGTAGTATTTGTTTTCCCAAATCGATACGGCGCAGCCCAATTCCGTCCTTGTTCTGGATACCATTCCCAGAGCATCGAAAATCCAAACGTCGGCTCCTGGTGCTCTGGGCGTCACGGTCGTGAGCCATTGCCGGCTCGTCCAAACAACCGGCGGTGCAAGGCCTGCGCTTCCAACAGTTCGATCTCCGAGCGCTCGCCGCTCAGGTGGATACCGGTTCGGCGTCAGCCAGCGCATCGAATCCAGGACTTGGAGCCGCGCGCGGAGGCACTCAGCCTCGCATAGGGGAACCGATCCATTGCGCCCATCGCAACAACGCAGGACGGGAGGGCGCCACGTCGCAGCGCAGCCATCACGCGGGGCCCGGAGACCCGGATCGTCAGCGGGCTATCGGCGAAGCCCGGTCCCGAGTGTACGATCAGACCTGCGCGCCGGAAAGCCAGCAGCGCCACATGCCCCGGAACGCCACCGCGACATCCTCGGCCAAGCTGGCGTGGTCCATGAGCGCGCTGCCGTGCAGACGCTCGCGAAGCCCGCTCCGGATCCCGCGAAGGCGCTCCGGATCCGTGGCCAGATCCCGGGCGATCGCGACGTAGGCGTCCTCAGTGTCGGCGATCAGATCGGGAAGGTCCATCGCCGTGAGTACCGAAACGCCCGTGCGTGCCGCCGCGTGTGCGCCACGCAGGGTCACGAACGGCACCCCCATCGACAGGGTGTCGTAGCTCGTCGTGCCGCCGTTGTAAGGGTACGGATCCAGGGCGATATCCACCCGGTGGTAGAGTTCGTGGTAACCGGTGTTGACCCGAGGCTGGAAGACCACCCGATCGAGGGGCATCCCCGCCGCGGCGAGGCGCGTATCGACCGCCTCGCGGACTTCCGCGGTTCCGATATCGCCCACCACCATGAACAGACGCGCGTCAGGCACCGCCAGCAGGATGTCGGCCCAGGTCTTCAGGGCCGCGTCGCACACCTTGGTCAGGCGGTTGAAGCAGCCGAAGGTGATGTATCCCGCATCCTCGAAAGGCGCGCGCTCGCGGACGGGCGGCAGGTCGTCGACGCCCCTGTAGGTCGCCGTGACCCGCGGCAGGCGCCAGAGCCGCTCCGCGTGCAGGGGCTCGGCTAGGCCGGGCGGGTCCGTGATCGGGTCGGTCATGCGGTAGTCGATGGCCGCCAGCCCGGTGGTGCCGGGATGCCCGATCCAGGTCGCCTGGACCGGCGCGGGCTTGCGCGCGAACACGAGCAGACGGTTGCCGGCGCTGTGCCCGGAGAGATCGACCAGGATGTCGATGGCGTCGGCCTCGATCCGGTCGGCCGCAGCGTCGTCGTCCAGGCAGGCGAGGTTGGTCCAGCCGTCGAACAGCGGCTTGAGTCGCTCGGAAATCGCGTCCTCGCTCGCGTGGGTCATGTAGGCCTGTATCGAGAAGGCCTCCCGGTCGACGGCGCGCAGGTAGGGCTCGAAGAAGCGGACCAGGGCGTGGTTGCAGAGATCGCCAGAGACGAAGCCGATGCGCAGCCGGCGCTCCGGGTCGCGATCGTTGGCGAAGGGGCGGCGGCGCAGCAACGGATCCGCGTAGCGGCGGCCATAGGCCAGCGCATCGTCGGCGTATTCCGTGTGCGGGATATCCGCCGCGTAGAGCTTGGCGAACAGGCGGTTGGAGGCGACGAACAGCTTGGACGGGTCGAGATCGAGGGCGCGGTCGAACGCCTCCACGGCCTCGCCCAGGCGCCCGAGGGCTAGCAGAGCACTGCCGCGGTTGCTGTGCGCGCCGGCATTCTCGGGCTCCAGCACGATCGCCCGCTCGGCATGCCGCAGGGCTTCGCCGTAGCGGAAGCGCCGCTGGTAGACGCCGGCGATGTTGGCATGCGCGATCGCGAGATCGGGATCGAGCTCGAGGGCCTTCTCGAGCGCCGAGATGGCGCCGTCATGGTCGCCGCGGTTGGTCAGCACGGAGCTGAGCCCGCTGAAGAACAGCGGGTTCTCCGGCTCGCGGTAGAGCGCGATGCTGATCAGGTCGTAGGCCAGTTCGGGCCGGTTCGTCCGGGCCGCGATGGCGCCGGCGAGATAGGTTGCGTGCGCGTGGCTGTCGTCGAGGAGCAGAACCAGGTCGAGCAGGGCCTCCGCCGGCAGGAACTCGCCGTGATCGTAGCGGATCTGCGCCGCCGCGAAGGTACGCTCCAGGAACGCCGCGATGAGCGGCTGCGCCTCGGGCCCGAAGCCTTGCGCCTTGTAGCGCTCAAGGATCGCGCGCGCATCGGGCTGCCGTTCGACGGCCAGCAGCGCGGTGGCGAGCGCCAGCCAGTAGCCCGGTCGCTCCGGGGCGCCCCGCAGCGCCGTGACGAAATGGGCCACAGCCTTCTCGGGCGTGCGGCTGGCGGCGATCTGGCCGAGTTCGTAATGCGCTTCGGGATGGTTCGGCTCGGCATCGAGCAAACGGCGCAGGCTCGATTCGGCCCGATCGAAGCGCCCTGACGCGCGATGGTCCCGAGCCTTCGTGAGGCTGCGCATGGCAGCCGCCCCCGACGCAGCACCGCGTGCCCGCCCGCCATACTGATCGAGCATTCCGCGCCCTCCCGTCGCGCGGAGATTGCGAATGCATCCTTAAGGGCGCGTAAATCCGAGGCTGGACTTCGTTATCATGCGCATCGGACCACTTTGGATCCGTCGCGCGAGCCGACGCACCGTATGTCCAGAGCGGCGAAACCGCTTCGCAGGAAGGCGCGGCGGCGGAAGGGGTGGGATTCGAACCCACGGTAGAGTTGCCCCCACGGCGGTTTTCAAGACCGCTGCCTTAAACCACTCGGCCACCCTTCCCGGCCGCGCCTGCGGCCCCCCGGTTATGGCTGCCCCGGGCGCCGCGTCAACCGCAGAACGAGCGGTTGACCTGCCACCGCATTCCGCCTATCTCACCGCCCACGCCCGAGCCGCCATGTCGGCGCGGACGTTGTTCGGTCGTGCCGACCTTGGGCCTACCGACGCGATGGGGGATAGTTTAACGGTAGAACGGTGGACTCTGACTCCTCTAGTCCTGGTTCGAATCCAGGTCCCCCAGCCATCGAATTCAGCCCGCCCGGTCAGTGACTTGGCGGGTTTTTCGTTGCCTGAATGCGCTCAGCAACCGGTTCGACACGATGTGCGGGTTTGCCAAGGCCTGCAGCGCAACGCAGGCTGATTTGCGCGCGATACGGATGAAACACGAAGTCCTTATTGATGGAGCCTCTCTCCCCGGCGACAGCACCGTACAACCCGTAGACTTCGTCTGGATTCATGCGAGATTGGAATAAGCTCCGAACACCCGTGTATGGCCTCTTAGTTTATTAGTATCTGTAAGTCGACTTTCAAAAAGAGTTCATCCGCTTGAGGATGATACTGGCGTTGACACCCCCGAACCCGAAACCGTTCGAAAGCGCGTAGTCCACAGAGGCCCGCCGAGCCTCCGGTCCGATGAGGTCCAGGCCTGACGCGCCCGCGTCGGGATCGGTCAGATTGAGGGTGGGCGGCAAGACGCCCTCGCGCAATGCCTGCACCGTGATGATCGCCTCCAGACCGCCGGCGGCGCCGAGGAGGTGGCCGGTTGCGGACTTCGTCGAGGAAATGGCCGGACCGTCCTCGCCGAAGACGGACTTGAGCGCCGCCAGCTCCCCCGAATCGCCGACCGACGTCGCGGTCGCGTGCGCGTTGACGTAGCCGATGGCGGCGGGTTCCAGCCCTGCCATGGCCAGGGCCGTGGTGATCGCCTGGCGGGCGCCGCTGCCATCCGCGGGACCGGCGGTGAGGTGGTAGGCGTCGGCGCTTGTGCCGTACCCGACCAGTTCGGCCAGCGGGACGGCGCCACGCGCCTGCGCGTGCGTCAGAGTTTCCAGCACGAGGATGCCGGCGCCCTCACCCATGACGAAGCCGTCGCGGCTTCGGTCGAAGGGCCGCGACGCGGCGGCTGGCGTGTCGTTGAACGCCGTCGAGAGGCTGCGCGCCGCGGCGAAGCCGCCGAGCGCGACGCGTGTGACGCAGGCCTCGGCACCGCCACAGACGACGACATCGGCGTCGCCGGCGCGAATCAGGCGCACCGCATCCCCGATGGCTTGGACGCTCGCCGCGCAGGCGGTGACGGGAGCCCCGAGCGGTCCCTTGAAGCCGTAGCGGATGGAGACATGGCCGGCGGCCAGGTTGACCAGGAAGGCCGGCACCGTGAACGGCGACAGGCGCTGCGCGCCGCGGGTGCGCACGGTCTCCACAGCGTCCGTGATGGTCTGGAAGCCTCCGATGCCGGAGGCCACGATGGTCGCGGTGCGGACGCGCTCCCACTCGCTGGAGGGTTTCCAGCCCGACTGCCGAAGGGCCTGTTCCGCCGCCGTCAACGTGAACTGGATGAACCGGTCCATCTTGCGGAGGTCCTTGACCGGGATGAGGGCGCCCGGATCGAACCCGTCCGGATCCTCGTCCCGGGACGGCACGAGCCCGGCGACCTTCGCGTCGATGTCGGGGACGAGGTCGTCCGGCAAGCGCCGAACACCGGATTCGGATCCGACGAGCCGGCGCCACATCCCTTCGACGCTGCAGCCGAGCGGGGAGACGACGCCCATTCCCGTGACCACGATTCGTTCGCGCATCGTTATCCTCTGGCGGAGTCCTGGGTACGCCGCGGACGTCGCGCGGCACCTGCGGGTCCGGCCAGGATCGGCACGGTCGCGCGTTCAGGCGATGAGGACGCACTCGCAAAAAAATGCGGGCCGTCCCGGCCTGGCCGACGTTATCCGGTGACGGCAGCCTGCGCTGCCCGGATCAGTTCGCTCGCGAGAGCCTCGTCGTCGACTGCTCGCGCCAACACGACGGCACCGACGATCGTCGACAGCGTCGCCAGAGACCGTTGCCTGCGGCGCTCCTTGGCTCCCCTGGGCGTAAGGCCTGCGAGGATGGTGGCCATGCGCTCGACGCCCTGGGTGAACCGCGCCCGGACAGGACCGCCCCGCGGCTCCCGGGCCACGTCGTTCGCCAGGGCCGCGAGAGGGCATCCCATACCGGGTGAACGGACATGCGTGAGGGACAGGTAGTTGGCGATGAGGGTGTCGAGGCTCCCGCGGTATTCCTCGTCGAGCGCGCTGTCGAACGCCTCCGCGGCAAGGGCCTCCTTGTTGGAGAACTGACCGTAGAACCCGCCATGGGTGAGGCCGGCCGACGCCATGATGTCGGCGACCCCGACGCCATGGAGGCCGCGTTCCCGGAACAGCGACGCAGCGACCTCGACGACGCGGCGGCGGTTGAGCTTGGCCTGCTCTTGGGAAACTCTGGGCATGACCTGATCCTTCGGCGTTCCTGAGACCGATATAAATGCGTTTCATCATCTAAAGAAGGGCGGGACAGGCTGGCTTTCGATGGGGTCCGGCCACTGAGCCGCGAGCTCGGCGACAGGGATTGACGATTTCGATCGACCGGCCTGCGGAGGGGGGCATCAATGCAGGCCGGCCGGCCGACCGCACGTTCGCTGCCGAACGCGCGATCCTGAAAGTCCGGGCTACCCCCCGGACCGAACCAGCACCGCGCCGGAGCCGGCGGCGCGGCCCGTGCGGGGTTCCCGCGCCACCCGGAACCACAAGGCATAGAGCGCCGGCAGGAACAGCAGCGTGAGGAGCGTGCCCACGCCGACGCCGCCGATCAGGACGTAGGCGAGCGCCCCCCAGAACACCGAGTGCGTCAGCGGGATGAAGGCCAGCATCGCGGCAGCCGCCGTGAGGATTACGGGCCGCGCCCGCCGCACGGTGGATTCCACGATGGCCTCGTAATCCGACAGGCCGGAGGCGCGGTCGTGGTGGATTTGATCCACCAGGATCAGCGTGTTGCGCATGAGGATGCCCGACAGCGCGATCAATCCCAGGATCGCGTTGAATCCAAACGGCTGCTGGAAGATCAACAGCGTGGGGACCGCCCCGACGAGGCCCAGCGGTGCGGTCGCGAACACCATGAACATGGTCGAGAACGACCGCACCTGCAGCATGATGACCGTCAGCGTCACGATCAGCATCAGGGGGAAGACCGCCACCAGCGCGTTCATCGCCTTGGCGCTCTCCTCCACGGCACCGGCGGTGTCGATCCGGTAGCCCGGCGGCAGCTTCGCCTTGATCGGGTCGAGGAGCGGCAGCACCTGCGCGTGGATGTCCGGCGGCTGCTTGCCGTCGAGCACGTCGCCCTGCACCCGGATGTAGGTCTCGCGATTGTAGCGCTTGAGCACCGCATCCTCGTTGCGGCTCTCCAGATGCGCCACCTGGGACAGTGGGACCTGGCGTCCGTCATGGGTGGCCAGCGTGAGGTCGCCGATCTCGCCGAGCGAGCGGCGCTCCGGTCCGGGGCTGCGCAGGAGCACGTCGACGGAGCGCAGGTTCTCGCGGACCTGGGTCGCGGGCGTCCCGTTGAGGTAGCTCTGCAGTTGCTGGCCGGCCTCCTTAGGGGTCAGGCCGATCAGGCGCAGGCGCTCCTGGTCG encodes:
- a CDS encoding Tex family protein; translation: MTSVNALIAQELGVGEAQVAAAVALLDGGATVPFIARYRKENTGGLDDTQLRKLDERLVYLRDLNDRRAAIVASVRAQGKLTPALAAALDAADTKARLEDLYLPFKPKRRSKAQTAREAGLEPLAQTLLTKPDTAPERAAAAFVSAETGIADTEAALEGARAILIEHLAEDADLVGRLRADFWRSGQLTSKIRKGKAAEGAKFSDYFEWSERLERMPSHRILAIFRGEREGILDVALTADGEECEPGRPGPFETAICSRHRIAARGRPSDAWLLDVVRVAWRTKIRTGIKQDLRTRLFERAEDEAVKVFAGNLKDLLLAAPAGGRATLGLDPGYRNGVKVAVADRTGRIVAVETTYPHEPQRRWKEAVASLGRLCRTHKVELIAIGNGTASRETERLASEIVAANPDLTLAKVTVSEAGASVYSASEIASRELPDLDVSHRGAASIARRLQDPLAELVKIDPKSIGVGQYQHDISETKLSRQLSAVVEDAVNAVGVDVNTASPALLAQVSGLGTSMADRIVAHRDANGAFRTRTALKAVQGLGPKTFELAAGFLRIQGGDDPLDASGVHPESYPVVRRILQATKSDIRVLLGNAATLSQLSPETFADARFGTPTVRDIISELEKPGRDPRPAFRTASFEEGVESIGDLRPGMQLEGVVTNVAAFGAFVDIGVHQDGLVHISAMARRRIASPTEVVRTGEVVRVLVLSVDVPRKRIALSMRLDDPIEPGPPVRRPSDPSPDPKRMGSGPPAETGGALADALRRAGATPGRRT
- a CDS encoding flagellin translates to MSSNVTLTAATRQNLLSLQDTASLTATTQNRLSTGLKVSSALDNPVSFFTSQSLSQRSGDLGNLLDGISNGIQSIQAANQGITSIQKLVDQAKSVANQALSTQITTTGTASTAYSAPAAATTLNLYVNGSATTVALASTDTLDQALTKLNTAVGAGSFSKSTDGTKIVMNASSDVEFKTSADQTALGFSGGTASSGPTYGTTAAAGQSSDLSVSGVTARATLASQYNSLLTQIDQLAGDSSFNGTNLINGKGDNNNLTINFNPKGNSNLTVSATDETSSGLGLTSITSSSAKTSTIGQGNFLLNSDINTTLGKLTTASSQLRTDASTFGSNLSVVQNRQDFSKNLINVLDTGASNLTSADLNQEAANSQALSTRQSLGISALSLANQAQQGILQLLR
- a CDS encoding tetratricopeptide repeat protein, with product MRSLTKARDHRASGRFDRAESSLRRLLDAEPNHPEAHYELGQIAASRTPEKAVAHFVTALRGAPERPGYWLALATALLAVERQPDARAILERYKAQGFGPEAQPLIAAFLERTFAAAQIRYDHGEFLPAEALLDLVLLLDDSHAHATYLAGAIAARTNRPELAYDLISIALYREPENPLFFSGLSSVLTNRGDHDGAISALEKALELDPDLAIAHANIAGVYQRRFRYGEALRHAERAIVLEPENAGAHSNRGSALLALGRLGEAVEAFDRALDLDPSKLFVASNRLFAKLYAADIPHTEYADDALAYGRRYADPLLRRRPFANDRDPERRLRIGFVSGDLCNHALVRFFEPYLRAVDREAFSIQAYMTHASEDAISERLKPLFDGWTNLACLDDDAAADRIEADAIDILVDLSGHSAGNRLLVFARKPAPVQATWIGHPGTTGLAAIDYRMTDPITDPPGLAEPLHAERLWRLPRVTATYRGVDDLPPVRERAPFEDAGYITFGCFNRLTKVCDAALKTWADILLAVPDARLFMVVGDIGTAEVREAVDTRLAAAGMPLDRVVFQPRVNTGYHELYHRVDIALDPYPYNGGTTSYDTLSMGVPFVTLRGAHAAARTGVSVLTAMDLPDLIADTEDAYVAIARDLATDPERLRGIRSGLRERLHGSALMDHASLAEDVAVAFRGMWRCWLSGAQV
- the fabF gene encoding beta-ketoacyl-ACP synthase II, which translates into the protein MRERIVVTGMGVVSPLGCSVEGMWRRLVGSESGVRRLPDDLVPDIDAKVAGLVPSRDEDPDGFDPGALIPVKDLRKMDRFIQFTLTAAEQALRQSGWKPSSEWERVRTATIVASGIGGFQTITDAVETVRTRGAQRLSPFTVPAFLVNLAAGHVSIRYGFKGPLGAPVTACAASVQAIGDAVRLIRAGDADVVVCGGAEACVTRVALGGFAAARSLSTAFNDTPAAASRPFDRSRDGFVMGEGAGILVLETLTHAQARGAVPLAELVGYGTSADAYHLTAGPADGSGARQAITTALAMAGLEPAAIGYVNAHATATSVGDSGELAALKSVFGEDGPAISSTKSATGHLLGAAGGLEAIITVQALREGVLPPTLNLTDPDAGASGLDLIGPEARRASVDYALSNGFGFGGVNASIILKRMNSF
- a CDS encoding TetR/AcrR family transcriptional regulator codes for the protein MPRVSQEQAKLNRRRVVEVAASLFRERGLHGVGVADIMASAGLTHGGFYGQFSNKEALAAEAFDSALDEEYRGSLDTLIANYLSLTHVRSPGMGCPLAALANDVAREPRGGPVRARFTQGVERMATILAGLTPRGAKERRRQRSLATLSTIVGAVVLARAVDDEALASELIRAAQAAVTG